The genome window CTGCCTCCGACCTTCCAATATGTCAATGACTTTCTAGATAGGTGGACGTGGGGTCCCGTTTTCCCTATTGTTTGTGCACACTtatcttataaaaatatataatcagttATTTTCGGTAAAAAAGGATTATGTTCGTATACTACCGGTGGAGTTAAGTATTTGGGAGTGATTTACATTGTTTGTTTACACGAAAATAATAGTATAAACTCACGTTTTCTTTAAGGAAAATAattggggaattatcttgtatattgttttttcaatcttattttcaaaaatactaccttatccaatcttattttcaaatctctaaaatattttcaaaaatactacctttttgaaaatattttccaaaaatatatatatatatatatcgactctaacgatgaggtcgaaaatgacatttgaaaactgaaacttgaaatcatgatttgtagttgcatatatggttgcatatgcaaccacagtatttttgaaaatattttagagaaggtagtatttttgaaaataagattggataaggcagtatttttggaaataagattgaaaacgtagttatgaataaaaaaagcccaaaataatttacttttgaaaaagaaaaaaaagtagaCAAGTTCTTAAAAAAGTTGAGATACATAGAATATTGTTAATCTTGTGTCAAGTTACTCTATCTCTCCCTGTGTTTTTGACATTTTATACGTAATTTAAGTAACACGATATATCTATAgttgttatttttataattttttttggtattttttttttgaaaagataatGAAAACCAAAGAATTTAAACCGGAAAGCTTTAATAAAGGATTTGAAAGAgaacactttaaccccctaaaaacacaagatcgcatccaggttacagtattgaaattataatcaaccaCTATCAATAAACAATACCTTACAACATCCAATCATCTTCGATatgaagaatcactgtcaatctattccagctatgacttacatcTGAATCTCAATAGCACAACTCTAGCTAGCACCAACCTTACCAATCTTCCTGGACATTCCTCGACCATTAGATCTTTAACACCTCTGACTCCtcacctagcattagccttattcaTGATCACAATCTAACCACTCATCTTTCaacctttctgaaatggttaaaagagaatagcaagagtgagcaacaatgctcagcaagtagtaataaacaatgataattccgaaatgatataacagaagCTCACGGGTTCAACATACTTTATCAAAAGATTCAACATGAATTCACAAGACCAGGGTATTGTTTAGAAGGATTCACAATAACTTGCAGTATTGGaacactgaagaattcaatctttccaagagaattattgaattggattatcatatttttaattaaaaccaatgTTAGGCTGTTGATCAGTCATGCCTAACCTCGAgaaggccccgccatgctctatcactggatccaaggcactcattggcatAATATGACCACCCATCTGGTTTGACCACGAATCTAGtccacataattttataaaaacaacaatccaattctataattcaatTTAACAAGCCAATGTAAATCAATATGACAGAATCACAATCATTATCAACAACGGAATTATTCCAAATTAACTTTTGATAATCAATTTTTCACAAACCATAGTCCATCCtttcataaatcatagttcaggaaatccctaactattcagtatcctctaTTATCGgctaattttattgtatttagCCTGcaaaaccagcatgacaatggcgggttgagtaatcaagaagatcccaactcattctaagttctaattatcactgagcaacacatgcttcaatgacaatatgaacttcgaattaatttgtgaaAATGAATTTATCTGGATCTTAAGAATTATAAAGGATGGATCTGAATACTTGCACTAATCGGAACAATTGGAACAAATataaaagaatggatcagaaattttgcaatatttcactacaagaaaatccGAGATTCCCAACGGAATTTTCCGTCGGTAAACATGAAATCCCGTTGGTAAAATGGAATGCCAACCGAATTCCCAACGGAAAAAACTATTACTAAAATCCTCGTTGGTAAAATTTTCCCAACAGAATATGGATTCCGATGGTAATGTTACAACTGATTAACGGATCGGGAGGCGGTTGACTTTAAAAGAAATCCATTGTCCCAACGGATATTCCGTTGGTAACTTGCCAACAGACATTAAACCGTTGGTAATATGCCAACAACAATTGCCACAACGTTCCGTTGGTAAAAGACTTTACCAAGGGAATGACATTCTGTTGGTAAAGAACTTTACCAACGGAATGCCTACAAATTGTGCTCTAGAATaaagattaaattttatttatttataattcaattcCGTTGGTAAACGGTTGGTAaagttgtaaaatataatttttttttatttttattaatacatttaaattttgttgacaTCCCTGTATTATacaattaataaaacaaattgCTTCATTAGATAAAAGAAATGTCATAAATGAAAAGCAACATCCAAAGTTATAATTCATAAGTCATACATACTTCATACGTAACATACAAAAAGCTAGCTTGTCTCGTACAGAATGTCTAATTTTCAATCCGATTATTAAATGCCATAGCAAGTTGCCTCTTCATCTCTTCCATTTGCTTTTTCATCTCTTCCAATTCCTGATTTCTCCTCACCTCTTGTAGTTGCTTCACCCGATTCTTCATGTCTTGTAACTCAACTTGCATTTGTTGGTATTCTTCATCATTGGAGTTGGATCCTTACCCTGAGTCTCCGTCTaaagttaaaaaattattttgaaaaattagaaatagaaaaataaaacaagtatGCTAAAGGCAGTGCAGTTCAATATTAACCCAAGCAACTGCTTCGACAATTAAACTAAATACCGAATTTCGGACGTAAACTTATTGTACAGAATGTACTGTAGTGTTCATTACAAACCTTAAATTAGTGAAACTTCAACCAAAGCTATCACTATCAGTGTTATTAAAAGCGCGCATATGCGCTCGCATATGCGAGATGCAATGCGAGGTTAGAGATGCGTGCGCTTTTCAACGCATGAAGAGCATAAGCGAGATGCGGGAAGCGTAGGAAAAGCgcgcttttttatttttttgactggGCTGTTGACTGAGCCATTGACTAGGTTGTTGACTGGGtctttttaaaagaaaaggGTCATAAAACCCAAAAACAGACAGACACGCATCTTTGATACCATACAACACGTACATACACATACATAGGCAATCGATTGAACAAGATCTGTGCAGGATAATCTCCTTTCTGGTAATTATCTTCTTTcttgtatacacacacacacacacacacacacatatatacacatgtacacacacatatctatacacatatacacacatacacacacacatgcacacacatatacagaaatatatatacataatcttGTCTATACACATATActgattataataataattatttagtatagacatattatatatgtgtatatatatgaacatattatttattttttgctaataatatatatatatgaacacacaAAGATATGATATTCTGATTAGTGACTAATTTACGACAAATAGATGGCTGAACGGAAAGACGTGGCTTGGAAATATTCACGAGCGGTGAAAGAGGTTTTAGATTATCAACTACTAGGATTTTAGATTATCTATTTGTGCCCTAACTATGAACCTGATTATCATCAACATGTTCAATGACAATCTAATATGCTTATTACTTgttaaatttaattgttatgcatttttttataattttttacgcTTTGTTTCAAAAAGCGCACATCTCGCATTGCGCGTTGCACTTATGCGCCAGGAGGCCCTTTGCGCTTCAGTGCGCATATCGCATTTAATAACACTGATCACTATCATTCCTTAGTgtcaaaaatataatcataattagTTGATGGCTATTTTGTTCTGCGTAAGATTGTGTGCGATAACTATAGTGTTTAGGCTTTATATGTCTTTgctaatgataaaatattaggaACAGACAGATGACAGTTGCCTACTACTAACCAAATCTACTATTCTTTTATATACTGATAatagaattatatattttaaaaagagcCTAACATATTTCTACAACTTAATCACCAGAACTAATTCCCAGTGACTTGTATCTATCTCTAAATAATAACATTAAATTTCATCGgactataattaaattagtgTATACTCTGCACCATTTACATCAGGCTTCAGGGTAAAGCTTTGTTGGGGAAAAAAACTCAACAAGTAACAAGTACACTTATGGactcataaaatttattaatgcaTAAAAACATTACCTTGAGCCGTAACTCTTGAATAGTCTCTAGATCCCTCACGGGATCCACAGTGTCATCAACTTGGGTAATTTCAGGATCATCAAAACCACCTGATACAGAAAGAATATAAATGCAAAGAATAAACACCAACAACCGGGGGGTGAATATTTGGAAAGTTACCTaactaaaaagttatttaattattgttaCTGTTAATCCGTTATAAGTCTACCAAGTTTCCTACTTGAATACCTCTTATGTTTCAGTGTTCACTGTTCATTGTTCATATGCATCCACATAAAAATTATCTATACTTTTAAGATTCCACCAAGAGAATTTGATTAAACCCATAACATTAGTATAGTAGTTACCACTTCCCACAAAGGAGAGCCAAGAAAGATAATCAAAGACGAGATGTGAGCTTTCATGCATTTTTTCACTTAAATAGCAAATAACTAAATAACTAGATAAGTATAACACCTACAAGTTACTTGTTAAAGCATAAACTTAACAACCTGACATAAGATACACTTGGCAATTTCTGATTAATAGTTATCTATTAGAGAATGGATCCATGACTTCCATTGCTCGTCCTATTTGTATGATCTAACTAAAATGAAAACAGTAAACAAATTTCGTATACTGGATTATATTAAAGGCTATAGTAGCAAGTGAAGATATAATATCATGGATTTCAAGAAAAGCTGCTACCTGACAAACAAATAACAAAAGTAAATGCAATTGAATACATGGACTCttagctatctttagaaagTTTTAGTCGGTACAGATTAACCACACAGTTGACCAGTAGAAACCTCAGCTACGCCTGAGAATTCTAACTTATTTATTGGTTCCAATCAAACCAATGAAAATGAAATTCATCAACTAAACAATTACATAGTATTCCAGTAACGTATTTGTAAATTGCATCATATATTGGGCACTGAAATCACTAACCTCACTTTTCAGTTTATACATTTGGCAAAGCGATTCAAACCGCTCATCTGGAATGTACACTCGGGCCTCGTTAGGTTCTATAGTACAAAAAGGGTAATTCTCAGCCGGTGTTGATAATATAGTGAGCGTGTTAAAAAGAGTAAATATGCCAACATTTGGCATTCCAACATGAAATCCAAGTAAAACAATAAGTCTCATAGTTAACTTAAAAGACTAGACATTTGCATACGAGACGGACAGGTTCCAAATTCTCAGCCGGTGTtgacttttgcatacgatgtccgacttgggcgcataataccttttcggggacggcagaaCGAGATGGACAGGTTCCAAATCCACGTAGTCCATTTGGCGCAGTTTTTCAAGGCGATCTGAGGCTGTTTAGgtctccaaacgggctctcgaagttttccggaatttttcgaaggatgaattcgaagctgttcttccggggccataatagtggatgtgttttattatgatttacataattcttgattattgttattacgtgtttcttgtctgtgttgttatgccatgtgatactaaccattcgcatgctagaatgacatggacatagggatgttttttcattaatgctttaatcatgttagtatgctgccatgttatgtgttctttgtgttgctattaccatgatagtatgcatgtggacttcgaagaaataacataggacgatgcatctagattaaaatcctcaaagtaaattctaagtgggagagggaattaatatgatattaaatcccatggtctccatcattgtttgtttgtatgtaatttaacataaagacgaatataaattatgtatacatcacccatcgtgacgtgtaatttatggtgtctagaatgttatagatattactggaacaaacttcttaaattaatacgaataaatacgaattttctttatctctgatttggggcgatttctaaggcttatgggtattaagtgagaccgatgtgactcctccactgcctaaaaatcaaaccattgacgaatattgaattgaagtattctattcaaagaatattggaaggtatacatgccgcccatcgtgtcgtaccaagttccataggtttcggataatttaagatttgatgatggtatacacttagctatgaaaaataatatagaccaccccgacgtggcttattgtttagtaataggaccgaagtaacgtttaaacaaatttaggtggtattgtcacccatcgtgacgtaccagaaacttatggtatttaaacgttagtgcatttaattttaataattgttagaggaaccaataggtcttaatttttaatgcacccttctttatgtgtaatgtgatttttccatgcatgattctcaggataaaatgggctttaatccactgttcaccatacttaaggataacaaaatTACcagacctaactatattgaatggaaacgtaatttggacattgtgttgactgctgaaggagtacaagttttgcacttatgaacgcaagcctgagcagcccgctgctgatgctcctgatgaggataaggagtattataagcggtggacaaaggctgatgagatgtcgcgatgttacattctggcagcaatgtcgggtgttttgcagcatcagcatcatgTTATGGCCattgcttcggatatgctctttaatctcaaggaactttttggagattagaatagggctgctaggcaagtagccatgaacgctttaatgaacactcagatggctgaaggtacacctgtaagggatcatgttctcaagatgatgtcacatctgaatgagatagagatccttagTGCTGAGCTTGACGAggaacccagattgacattatccttatgagcttgcccaagagttttgagcagttccgcttgaattacaacatgaacaagaggcagtatagtcttgcggaactgctgacagaacttcaggcagctgaaggattacttcggcagagtgttcaagtgaatgtggctgagaaaggttcttcctctaagccgaaaggcaataagaagaagaaaaaggctcagacatagaaagctgtgaaggaagtgggagttcaaggtggtgtgaaaaagcctaagggaaagtgctaccggtggaagcagtcgggtcactgaaAACAAGATTGTCCTCTTCCtgaagaagacaaacaatactggtatgtctctttctctagttaccgaaacatttgtagcggctgTATCTatgagcacttggtgtgtagatacaggagccactgatcatgtttgtaactctatgcatgGGTTCCAGCAATCTAGAAtacttagagatggtgagatctacgtgttcatgggagatgctacgaaagtagcagtagttgcagtaggagagattcatttatcttttggtttttataggattttggttttgaacaattttatttatgtaccttcttttagaaggaatttaatttcggtttctaaacttgttatggatggttataatgtttgtttggatcgtaatgtttctattatgatgaataaacagattatatgttctggtacattgcaagacaatttgtatgtaattaatcctagtcaacctgcactgcaactacaacataaggtgttgaacaacacatcttctacctctactaaaagaaaggaaccttctagtttgaaccagaCATATCTTaagcacttgagattaggtcatattaacttgaggaggattcaaagactggtagtagacgggcctttgaGCTCATTGGCAGTgaagccatt of Daucus carota subsp. sativus chromosome 3, DH1 v3.0, whole genome shotgun sequence contains these proteins:
- the LOC108212355 gene encoding obg-like ATPase 1, which translates into the protein MRLIVLLGFHVGMPNVGIFTLFNTLTILSTPAENYPFCTIEPNEARVYIPDERFESLCQMYKLKSEVAAFLEIHDIISSLATIAFNIIQYTKFVYCGFDDPEITQVDDTVDPVRDLETIQELRLKVHS